One Streptomyces lincolnensis genomic region harbors:
- a CDS encoding extracellular solute-binding protein — protein sequence MGRPGLNRRHLLTAAGGLAVAGSFGFAALGTGADALASGADTRVRYWNLFSGGDGANMIAMLDAFRKANPGIDVKDSTLQWGNPFYTKLAMAAAGNRAPDLGVMHMGRVTGFSPGRLLDPWDVGLLAKYGIREQDFNPLLWRRGVIDGELYALPLDIHVQLCFYRKDVLKKAGLLGDDGRMIPVTSTDEWFDVLKKAKAVQKKGLQTIGLWTNDQNFQWWFFVAFYTQLGGRWFNEDNTEVLFDADKATQVLEFLRRHVTDGYVIPGAPTGEQFINGAPFTWEGNWSVPVFSGAKLDYGATPLPPVFGKPATHAESHAFVLPHQADRGGAANEGAHELAAYVVKNALQWAAGGHIPAYTPTLSTAVYRKLTPQNEYVSAMDHQATEPKVWFAGSTGVLAQDLGPVVVSSTMGSAKPAAVANRMKSRLTKLLASKNPMDGRTAAQGGAVA from the coding sequence ATGGGACGACCTGGCCTCAATCGCAGGCACCTTCTGACAGCGGCCGGCGGACTGGCGGTGGCGGGCAGCTTCGGCTTCGCCGCCCTCGGTACCGGCGCCGACGCACTCGCCTCCGGCGCGGACACCCGGGTGCGCTACTGGAACCTCTTCAGCGGCGGCGACGGCGCCAACATGATCGCGATGCTGGACGCCTTCCGTAAGGCGAACCCCGGCATCGACGTCAAGGACTCCACCCTCCAGTGGGGCAACCCCTTCTACACCAAACTCGCCATGGCGGCCGCGGGCAACCGCGCACCCGACCTCGGCGTCATGCACATGGGCCGGGTCACCGGCTTCTCACCCGGCCGCCTCCTGGACCCCTGGGACGTCGGCCTGCTCGCCAAGTACGGGATACGGGAGCAGGACTTCAACCCCCTGCTGTGGCGGCGCGGTGTCATCGACGGCGAGCTCTACGCCCTCCCGCTCGACATCCACGTCCAGCTCTGCTTCTACCGCAAGGACGTGCTGAAGAAGGCCGGCCTGCTCGGCGACGACGGCCGGATGATCCCCGTCACCTCCACCGACGAGTGGTTCGACGTCCTGAAGAAGGCCAAGGCCGTCCAGAAGAAGGGGCTCCAGACGATCGGTCTGTGGACCAACGACCAGAACTTCCAGTGGTGGTTCTTCGTCGCGTTCTACACCCAACTCGGCGGCCGGTGGTTCAACGAGGACAACACCGAGGTGCTCTTCGACGCCGACAAGGCCACCCAGGTCCTGGAGTTCCTCCGCCGGCACGTCACCGACGGGTACGTCATCCCCGGCGCCCCCACCGGCGAACAGTTCATCAACGGCGCCCCCTTCACCTGGGAGGGCAACTGGTCCGTACCGGTGTTCTCCGGCGCGAAGCTCGACTACGGCGCGACCCCGCTGCCGCCCGTCTTCGGCAAGCCGGCCACCCACGCCGAGTCGCACGCCTTCGTCCTGCCCCACCAGGCGGACCGCGGCGGCGCCGCCAACGAGGGCGCCCACGAACTCGCCGCCTACGTCGTCAAGAACGCCCTCCAGTGGGCGGCCGGCGGCCACATCCCCGCGTACACGCCGACGCTCTCCACGGCCGTGTACCGGAAGCTCACCCCGCAGAACGAGTACGTGAGCGCCATGGACCACCAGGCCACCGAGCCGAAGGTGTGGTTCGCGGGCTCCACCGGCGTCCTCGCCCAGGACCTCGGTCCGGTCGTCGTCTCCTCGACCATGGGCTCCGCCAAGCCGGCCGCGGTGGCGAACCGCATGAAGAGCCGGCTCACCAAGCTCCTCGCCTCGAAGAACCCGATGGACGGCAGGACCGCCGCGCAGGGAGGTGCGGTCGCATGA
- a CDS encoding toxin translates to MRRLAGLLIAPVRVSVPADPEALFDALVDSVSRWRGREVVVRREVFPPHTASGLWLEGDTQDVVVVDKRAAVWHQIVIFCHEVWHMHQLSLEPAPSAADGTPRPVAARTDFCLADEQEADRFGMLMSGRLRPWLEIPPDAVPGEGDQDLAGRIGAALNYRGDRG, encoded by the coding sequence ATGCGCCGGCTCGCCGGCCTGCTCATCGCTCCTGTCCGGGTCTCCGTCCCCGCGGACCCCGAGGCGCTGTTCGACGCGCTCGTGGACTCCGTCAGCCGGTGGCGGGGGCGCGAGGTCGTGGTCCGCCGGGAGGTGTTCCCGCCGCACACCGCGAGCGGGCTGTGGCTGGAGGGCGACACCCAGGACGTCGTCGTCGTCGACAAGCGGGCCGCCGTATGGCACCAGATCGTGATCTTCTGCCACGAGGTGTGGCACATGCACCAACTCTCCCTGGAGCCCGCCCCGTCCGCCGCCGACGGCACGCCCCGGCCGGTGGCCGCGCGCACCGACTTCTGCCTCGCCGACGAGCAGGAGGCCGACCGGTTCGGCATGCTCATGAGCGGGCGGCTGCGCCCCTGGCTGGAGATACCCCCGGACGCCGTACCGGGCGAGGGCGACCAGGATCTCGCCGGACGCATCGGGGCCGCGCTCAACTACCGCGGGGACCGCGGATGA
- a CDS encoding MAB_1171c family putative transporter, with translation MSGLINYISCGLLWLGLVVKAPDLIRHRRDPYLRAICAVLALAGLCFFLGAEPTVAAVNHLSGIPNLAAPLTYASITAYSAASQILIVYWRGGPHVHRTSRRWIAAYALVLLGIAVTFALGDAPVERRTDLDTYYATTPYIAEMIVLYLLGHLAAVSVTAWSALRWAREVRGRLRTGLLVLGAGTLCGAGYSLSKMAAVIARWCGRDWSGLGTTFSPAAAGLGAVLTVVGILIPLVGPRLAEWRQAQRDFVRLEPLERELDELLTRRALRLPRPRWASPTTRLVWRRTSIHNALGSLDAFLDRDLYERVLDGERRTAAAPGQAEATAWAVAITTAVREERDRDSPLVAPSTAEGLGEPPTAGALVAVADALAASPLVVTARLRPGTTTTGPA, from the coding sequence ATGAGCGGCCTGATCAACTACATCAGCTGCGGCCTGCTCTGGCTCGGCCTCGTGGTCAAGGCCCCCGACCTGATACGCCACCGGCGCGACCCGTACCTGCGGGCGATCTGCGCCGTCCTGGCCCTGGCCGGCCTGTGCTTCTTCCTCGGCGCCGAACCGACCGTCGCCGCCGTCAACCACCTCAGCGGCATCCCCAACCTGGCCGCACCGCTGACCTACGCGTCGATCACCGCGTACAGCGCCGCCTCCCAGATCCTGATCGTCTACTGGCGCGGCGGCCCCCACGTCCACCGCACCAGCCGCCGCTGGATCGCGGCGTACGCCCTGGTCCTGCTCGGCATCGCGGTCACCTTCGCGCTGGGCGACGCGCCCGTGGAGCGCCGCACCGACCTGGACACCTACTACGCCACCACGCCGTACATCGCCGAGATGATCGTGCTCTACCTGCTCGGCCATCTCGCCGCGGTCAGCGTCACCGCCTGGTCGGCGCTGCGCTGGGCCCGCGAGGTGAGAGGCCGGCTGCGCACCGGACTCCTGGTGCTCGGCGCCGGCACGCTGTGCGGTGCCGGGTACAGCCTGTCCAAGATGGCCGCCGTGATCGCCCGCTGGTGCGGCCGGGACTGGTCCGGGCTCGGGACGACCTTCTCCCCGGCGGCGGCCGGACTGGGCGCCGTCCTGACCGTCGTGGGCATCCTGATCCCGCTGGTCGGGCCCCGGCTGGCCGAATGGCGCCAGGCACAACGGGACTTCGTCCGGCTGGAGCCCCTGGAGCGGGAACTCGACGAACTGCTCACCCGCCGCGCGCTCCGGCTGCCCCGGCCGCGCTGGGCCTCCCCCACCACGCGGCTGGTGTGGCGGCGGACCAGCATCCACAACGCGCTCGGCAGCCTGGACGCCTTCCTCGACCGTGACCTGTACGAACGGGTCCTGGACGGCGAGAGACGGACGGCCGCCGCCCCCGGGCAGGCCGAGGCGACCGCCTGGGCCGTGGCCATCACCACGGCCGTCCGGGAGGAACGCGACCGGGACAGCCCCCTGGTGGCACCCTCGACGGCCGAAGGGCTCGGCGAACCCCCCACCGCCGGCGCCCTCGTGGCCGTCGCGGACGCCCTGGCCGCCTCCCCGCTCGTCGTGACCGCCCGGCTGCGCCCCGGTACGACCACGACGGGCCCGGCGTGA
- a CDS encoding MAB_1171c family putative transporter, which translates to MSLVVYLAAAIFGSVCFVIFRSRPRAAVRNPLTVSTCAAIVLGSLTFVCAAPVTLAAVNDLTGVPNFGAPLTYGVLTAYSCSLLILLIHWRGGSPERIRRLALRAAAVYGALIVAIVTLFVLADADTERLSDLDTYYATTPFMREMILLYLLGHTAAMGAMCVVCVKWIREVTGLLRAGLQLILAGALLDVVGFQFTKYTAVAARWTGHDLDFLSTQVAPPMASLAALTFSLGFVLPRLLPAVRAHGHAVDAYRSLGPLWSRIRFASTAPEPPSVRWQLPQDRLRWREVAIHDALLTLAPYFDDRVRERALDTALRDGRGAHEARVTAEAAMVADAARRASDREQPAPTPSTYRLHATEDSGTNGLVELARALDRSTRVTTVPEGTVRATPG; encoded by the coding sequence ATGAGTCTCGTCGTGTATCTGGCGGCCGCGATCTTCGGATCGGTCTGTTTCGTGATCTTCCGCAGCAGACCGCGCGCCGCCGTACGCAACCCGCTGACCGTGTCCACCTGCGCCGCGATCGTCCTGGGCTCCCTCACCTTCGTCTGCGCCGCCCCCGTCACCCTGGCGGCCGTCAACGACCTCACCGGCGTCCCCAACTTCGGCGCCCCGCTCACCTACGGCGTGCTCACCGCGTACAGCTGCTCCTTACTCATCCTGCTGATCCACTGGCGGGGCGGCTCCCCCGAACGCATCCGGCGCCTCGCCCTGCGGGCGGCCGCCGTCTACGGCGCCCTGATCGTCGCCATCGTCACGCTGTTCGTCCTCGCCGACGCGGACACCGAACGCCTCTCGGACCTGGACACCTACTACGCCACGACCCCGTTCATGCGCGAGATGATCCTGCTCTACCTGCTCGGGCACACCGCGGCGATGGGCGCGATGTGCGTCGTGTGCGTCAAGTGGATCCGCGAGGTCACCGGCCTCCTGCGCGCCGGACTCCAGCTCATCCTGGCGGGCGCCCTGCTGGACGTGGTCGGCTTCCAGTTCACCAAGTACACGGCGGTGGCGGCCCGTTGGACGGGCCACGACCTCGACTTCCTCTCCACCCAGGTCGCCCCGCCCATGGCCTCCCTGGCCGCGCTCACCTTCTCCCTCGGCTTCGTGCTGCCCCGTCTGCTGCCCGCCGTACGCGCCCACGGCCACGCCGTCGACGCCTACCGCAGCCTCGGCCCGCTCTGGTCCCGCATCCGGTTCGCCTCCACCGCCCCCGAACCCCCCAGCGTCCGCTGGCAGTTGCCCCAGGACCGGCTGCGCTGGCGCGAAGTGGCCATCCACGACGCCCTGCTGACGCTCGCCCCGTACTTCGACGACCGGGTCCGCGAACGCGCCCTCGACACGGCGCTGCGCGACGGCCGGGGTGCCCACGAGGCCCGTGTCACGGCGGAGGCGGCGATGGTGGCCGACGCGGCCCGCAGAGCGTCCGACCGCGAGCAGCCCGCGCCCACCCCGAGCACCTACCGCCTGCACGCCACCGAGGACTCCGGCACGAACGGCCTGGTGGAACTGGCACGGGCCCTCGACCGTTCGACGCGTGTGACCACCGTGCCCGAAGGTACGGTGCGGGCGACACCTGGCTGA
- a CDS encoding NAD(P)/FAD-dependent oxidoreductase yields MTRRAVVIGAGLAGMLAAAALSDAADEVIVLERDDLPDGPEHRKGLPQGRHAHLLLAGGLAAMEDLLPATSPRRLLLDAGAHEISLGSGMIGHTSEGWYRRWRHDGPTMLACSRALLDWVIRTAVLDHSKIQIRQAQVTGLTGTPGQVTGVRLSTSSPSGSGSDETELEAALVVDAGGRGSRITHWLEQLGISGITERTVDSGLVNATRVYRVPEGAERFPMTIVYADPYSGRPGRSGMILPVEGGRWMVSLAGTRGGEPPADPDGFLRYTLDLPDPIVGRLISGAEPLTDVHLSRSTHNTRRYLEKAPHWPEGLVVLGDALATFNPVYGQGMSVAALGARFLGDEVRDGGLASPGLARRVQRGAARSVEAAWAMAVGQDVWYPDTRGGRPTAADRVVTRYSRRLTKAATGSYRAAAALWDVSSLVSGPERLLHPTTLLAVANGSLLPPLSEPPLSSVERGILRGLDRTGAV; encoded by the coding sequence ATGACCCGGAGAGCTGTCGTCATCGGTGCCGGACTGGCCGGCATGCTGGCCGCGGCCGCACTGTCCGACGCGGCGGACGAAGTGATCGTCCTGGAACGCGACGACCTGCCCGACGGACCGGAGCACCGCAAGGGACTCCCCCAGGGCCGCCACGCCCACCTGCTCCTGGCGGGAGGCCTGGCCGCGATGGAGGACCTCCTCCCCGCCACGAGCCCCCGCCGCCTCCTCCTCGACGCCGGCGCCCACGAGATATCCCTCGGCTCCGGCATGATCGGCCACACCTCCGAGGGCTGGTACCGCCGGTGGCGGCACGACGGCCCCACGATGCTCGCGTGCAGCCGCGCGCTGCTGGACTGGGTCATCCGCACCGCCGTCCTCGACCACTCCAAGATCCAGATCCGCCAGGCCCAGGTCACCGGCCTGACGGGCACACCCGGCCAAGTCACCGGTGTCCGCCTGTCCACCTCCTCCCCCTCGGGCTCGGGCTCGGACGAGACGGAACTCGAAGCCGCGTTGGTCGTCGACGCGGGCGGACGCGGCTCGCGCATCACGCACTGGCTGGAGCAACTCGGCATCTCGGGGATCACGGAACGCACCGTGGACAGCGGCCTGGTCAACGCCACCCGCGTCTACCGCGTGCCCGAGGGCGCCGAACGCTTCCCGATGACCATCGTCTACGCCGACCCCTACTCCGGACGCCCCGGGCGCAGCGGAATGATCCTCCCCGTCGAGGGCGGCCGCTGGATGGTCAGCCTCGCCGGAACCCGCGGCGGCGAACCCCCCGCCGACCCCGACGGCTTCCTGCGCTACACCCTCGACCTGCCCGACCCCATCGTCGGCCGCCTCATCTCCGGCGCCGAACCCCTCACCGACGTCCACCTCAGCCGCAGCACGCACAACACCCGCCGCTACCTGGAGAAGGCCCCTCACTGGCCGGAGGGCCTCGTCGTCCTCGGCGACGCGCTCGCCACGTTCAACCCCGTCTACGGCCAGGGCATGTCCGTCGCCGCCCTCGGTGCGCGGTTCCTCGGCGACGAGGTACGCGACGGCGGCCTCGCCTCCCCCGGGCTGGCCCGGCGCGTGCAGCGGGGGGCCGCGCGGTCCGTCGAGGCCGCCTGGGCGATGGCCGTCGGGCAGGACGTCTGGTACCCCGACACCCGGGGCGGGCGCCCCACCGCGGCGGACCGCGTCGTCACCCGCTACTCACGACGCCTGACCAAGGCCGCGACGGGTTCCTACCGGGCCGCGGCGGCCCTGTGGGACGTGAGCAGCCTCGTCTCCGGCCCCGAACGCCTGCTCCACCCCACGACCCTCCTCGCCGTCGCCAACGGTTCGCTTCTGCCGCCGCTGTCTGAGCCTCCGCTGAGTTCTGTGGAGCGGGGGATCTTGCGGGGGTTGGATCGTACGGGGGCTGTCTGA